Proteins encoded together in one Salarchaeum sp. JOR-1 window:
- a CDS encoding response regulator has protein sequence MSDEGPPIVLVVDDEPDMTRLYEAWLSGEYEVWVANDGHEALERIDERVDLVFLDRRMPDLLGREVLERIREREYGCRVAMLTAVAPDVDIIRMGFDDYLTKPVDREDVLTAADRLLSLDQYDDSIQELYVLVEKRNSLERAVSRGELEENAAYSDLENRIEDLEERLDETVREWDDNNFRAMFREL, from the coding sequence ATGAGCGATGAGGGCCCGCCCATCGTACTCGTCGTGGACGACGAGCCGGACATGACGCGGCTCTACGAGGCGTGGCTCTCCGGCGAGTACGAGGTCTGGGTGGCGAACGACGGCCACGAGGCCCTCGAACGAATCGACGAGCGCGTCGACCTCGTGTTCCTCGACCGTCGAATGCCGGACTTGCTCGGGCGGGAAGTCCTCGAGCGCATCCGCGAACGCGAATACGGCTGCCGGGTCGCGATGCTCACCGCCGTCGCGCCCGACGTAGACATCATCCGCATGGGGTTCGACGACTACCTCACGAAGCCCGTCGACCGCGAGGACGTGCTCACCGCGGCCGACCGCCTGCTCTCTCTCGACCAGTACGACGACAGCATTCAGGAACTCTACGTTCTCGTGGAGAAACGCAACAGTCTCGAACGCGCCGTCTCCCGGGGAGAACTGGAGGAGAACGCCGCGTACAGCGACCTCGAGAACCGCATCGAAGACCTCGAAGAACGGCTCGACGAGACGGTACGGGAGTGGGACGATAACAACTTCCGCGCGATGTTCCGCGAGCTGTGA
- a CDS encoding DoxX family membrane protein yields the protein MAVDGDAGLFLLLGRLLFGLTLAFMGLNHFLNLEQMTGYAEFKGLPAPRFMTVASGVMLLLGGLGIAAGAYPVLSAGALAAFNVAAAFTMHAFWSVPEDQQQDEMTQFLKNMVITGGALAFLAVGGQDWAYAVGVSLF from the coding sequence ATGGCAGTAGACGGCGACGCCGGACTCTTCCTCCTGCTCGGCCGCCTCCTGTTCGGCCTGACGCTCGCGTTCATGGGCCTGAACCACTTCCTCAACCTCGAACAGATGACGGGCTACGCCGAGTTCAAGGGCCTGCCCGCGCCCAGATTCATGACCGTCGCGTCCGGCGTGATGCTCCTCCTCGGCGGCCTCGGCATCGCGGCCGGCGCGTACCCCGTGCTCAGCGCGGGCGCGCTCGCCGCGTTCAACGTCGCCGCCGCGTTCACGATGCACGCGTTCTGGAGCGTGCCCGAAGACCAGCAGCAGGACGAGATGACGCAGTTCCTCAAGAACATGGTCATCACGGGCGGCGCGCTCGCGTTCCTCGCCGTCGGCGGCCAGGACTGGGCGTACGCCGTCGGCGTCTCCCTCTTCTAA
- a CDS encoding winged helix-turn-helix domain-containing protein: MVPRAADDTVGLVGLLAQRGDYLESIADGVTEKRALVDAHDASRSTVDRAVRQLADAGLVDRTHGEVALTTTGRLALDAYTTFRNRVTGIDDANDVLDGVDDADDLDVRLFENATVVEAAHTPQKPMDEVADVIRTATEVRVLAPLVLPSHVEIYRDRVNENALAADVVVTQAVLDELVTNHQDTIETFVGSDDAALSFTNDDLPYGLVLASLDDRDVVLVVCGTGPVAGVLRNDTPDAVAWAADRFASARETATRLG; the protein is encoded by the coding sequence GTGGTTCCGAGAGCAGCGGACGACACGGTCGGGCTCGTCGGATTGCTCGCACAGCGCGGCGACTACCTCGAGAGCATCGCGGACGGCGTGACGGAGAAGCGCGCGCTCGTCGACGCCCACGACGCCTCCCGCTCGACCGTCGACCGCGCCGTCCGCCAGCTCGCCGACGCGGGCCTCGTCGACCGCACGCACGGCGAGGTCGCGCTCACCACGACCGGCCGCCTCGCGCTCGACGCCTACACGACCTTCCGGAACCGCGTCACCGGTATCGACGACGCCAACGACGTGCTGGACGGAGTAGACGACGCCGACGACCTGGACGTGCGACTGTTCGAGAACGCGACCGTCGTCGAAGCCGCACACACGCCACAGAAGCCGATGGACGAAGTCGCGGACGTCATCCGGACGGCGACCGAGGTGCGGGTGCTCGCGCCGCTCGTCCTCCCGAGTCACGTCGAGATCTACCGCGACCGCGTCAACGAGAACGCGCTGGCTGCGGACGTGGTAGTCACGCAGGCCGTCCTCGACGAGCTCGTCACCAACCACCAGGACACGATAGAGACGTTCGTCGGGAGCGACGACGCCGCGCTCTCCTTCACGAACGACGACCTCCCCTACGGCCTCGTCCTCGCGTCGCTCGACGACCGCGACGTGGTACTCGTCGTCTGCGGCACCGGCCCGGTCGCGGGCGTCCTCCGAAACGATACCCCCGACGCCGTCGCGTGGGCCGCCGACCGCTTCGCGTCCGCGCGCGAGACCGCGACCCGCCTCGGCTGA
- a CDS encoding ABC transporter permease yields MRDRLVVGRRELASLRSEKTIVLALVIQLFIAAFSSFLVVGLVSLYSPSASQGDYVVNVGVAGNASDDLAPVVASDRRNAVVYPSESTALAAFTNADVDALLLATQYPDGHVRVSAYAPEGSFRTTLVVVQLKDVLSEYERHLRDELSSRLTREPLSLPPESSGSTYYGFTYTILLPLLMFLPAFISGSVVADTLSEELERGTFELLRVTPLSVPEIVDGKSLAMIALAPAQAALWLAFLGLNGIRVDHPLPILVLATALAAVLVGGGAALALRLGERRETQLVYSFAAIGVFALASLLPESPQNAVAKLAVGSATGLTYQTIAGFVVAAVACFALARRVAGGVD; encoded by the coding sequence TTGCGTGACCGCCTCGTCGTCGGGCGGCGCGAACTCGCGAGCCTCCGCTCCGAGAAGACAATCGTGCTCGCGCTCGTCATCCAGTTGTTCATCGCCGCGTTCTCCTCGTTCCTCGTCGTCGGCCTGGTCAGCCTCTACAGTCCGAGCGCGAGCCAGGGCGACTACGTCGTGAACGTGGGGGTCGCCGGGAACGCGAGCGACGACCTCGCGCCCGTCGTCGCGAGCGACCGCCGGAACGCCGTCGTCTACCCGAGCGAGAGCACGGCTCTCGCGGCGTTTACCAACGCTGACGTGGACGCGCTCCTGCTCGCGACCCAGTACCCGGACGGCCACGTCAGGGTGTCCGCGTACGCCCCCGAGGGGAGCTTTCGAACCACCCTGGTCGTCGTCCAACTGAAGGACGTGCTCTCCGAGTACGAACGCCACCTCCGCGACGAACTCAGCAGTCGACTCACCCGCGAACCGCTCTCGCTCCCGCCGGAGTCGTCGGGGTCGACCTACTACGGCTTCACGTACACCATCCTCCTCCCGCTCTTGATGTTCCTGCCGGCGTTCATCAGCGGGAGCGTGGTCGCGGACACGCTCAGCGAGGAACTCGAACGCGGGACGTTCGAACTCCTCCGCGTGACGCCGCTCTCGGTGCCCGAGATCGTGGACGGAAAGAGCCTCGCGATGATCGCGCTCGCGCCGGCGCAGGCCGCGCTCTGGCTCGCGTTCCTCGGACTGAACGGCATCCGCGTCGACCACCCGCTGCCGATTCTCGTCCTCGCCACCGCGCTCGCCGCCGTCCTCGTCGGCGGCGGCGCGGCGCTCGCGCTCCGCCTCGGCGAACGCCGGGAGACCCAGCTCGTCTACTCGTTCGCCGCCATCGGCGTGTTCGCGCTCGCGTCCCTGCTCCCGGAGAGCCCGCAGAACGCCGTCGCGAAACTCGCGGTGGGGAGCGCGACCGGCCTCACGTATCAGACTATCGCGGGGTTCGTCGTCGCGGCCGTCGCGTGCTTCGCGCTCGCCCGGCGCGTGGCGGGCGGCGTGGACTGA
- a CDS encoding ABC transporter ATP-binding protein codes for MISVDGLTKQYGSVHAVRGIDLDVEAGEVFGLVGPNGAGKTSTLKMLAGLVEPTSGSATVNGYNAQNPEMRRSLGFLPEESPLYEDMTPRGYLRFFADLYDVERETANDRIERALDRLDLDARDRPVGDFSKGMKRKVAIARSLVNDPDVLIYDEPASGLDPLTTNEVVEFTRELADQGKTVLFSAHDLYHVESVCDRVAIMNDGRIAAHGALAEIRAEYGRIEYHVYTSVPVADATESGDRYEVTVDGMDGVERVREAAESAGGEVLDIRTRESTLEDVFLDVTREGRA; via the coding sequence ATGATATCGGTGGACGGCCTGACGAAACAGTACGGGAGCGTCCACGCCGTCCGCGGCATCGACCTCGACGTCGAGGCGGGCGAGGTGTTCGGATTAGTCGGGCCGAACGGCGCGGGGAAGACGTCGACGCTGAAGATGCTCGCCGGCCTCGTCGAACCCACGTCGGGGTCGGCGACCGTGAACGGCTACAACGCCCAGAACCCCGAGATGCGCCGCTCGCTCGGCTTCCTCCCCGAGGAATCCCCGCTCTACGAGGACATGACGCCGCGCGGCTACCTCCGCTTCTTCGCCGACCTCTACGACGTTGAGCGAGAGACGGCGAACGACCGCATCGAGCGCGCGCTCGACCGCCTCGATCTGGACGCCCGCGACCGCCCCGTCGGCGACTTCTCGAAGGGGATGAAGCGGAAGGTCGCCATCGCGCGCTCGCTCGTGAACGACCCGGACGTGCTCATCTACGACGAACCCGCGTCCGGCCTCGACCCCCTGACGACGAACGAGGTCGTGGAGTTCACGCGCGAACTCGCCGACCAGGGGAAGACCGTGCTGTTCAGCGCGCACGACCTCTACCACGTCGAGTCAGTCTGCGACCGGGTCGCCATCATGAACGACGGCCGCATCGCCGCCCATGGGGCGCTCGCCGAGATCCGCGCGGAGTACGGCCGCATCGAGTACCACGTCTACACGTCCGTGCCCGTCGCGGACGCCACGGAATCGGGCGATCGCTACGAGGTCACGGTGGACGGCATGGACGGCGTCGAACGCGTCAGGGAAGCGGCCGAATCCGCGGGCGGCGAGGTGCTCGACATCCGCACCCGCGAGTCGACGCTGGAGGACGTGTTCCTCGACGTGACCCGGGAGGGCCGAGCGTGA
- a CDS encoding ABC transporter permease subunit: MTPRRALRIARWEAAKSTGNVDRRTAVLLAVVVLALAVLAPVLVAAQPSPGEGIYRVGVDEDSRYHAVVERNPQLRAVGADPRDVVAGDAELSIRGGRFYVGDSAKAQAALAELRAAVVAYNDYLMRHEPDQAAAFPVTVTLQYLEQNPPGDTAGDNTTDGDTAGDNTTDGDTAGDSTTDGAGGNGGGAGDTTTASGGGATTAAPGGGGTRDGGGGTRDGGGGTRDGGGGTRDGGGGGVPAVPGGAFGGTQTGTPSSLSPPFPLRSLVLAFAFLLPLNVLIQAYGSSVINERINRRGEPMLVSPASRGDIVLGKTLPYLGVAAAITAVIAFAVGGGLVSVLAVLPLAALFLAATFVGAMLARSYKELTFVTVFVSVPLMAYAFVPAVFTEVHPIAAISPLSLVVQDLQGAPIGLGEFLFGTLPVSLAALVCFALGTGIYREEDMFTQRPIPAKAMDALAAPLRSVWRVGLWTALFIPFAFIAELFAVASLFVLPASLALPVLFAAIAVVEEAAKSLHVRAGLLRSRFPTDRRTALALGVASGLGFFLGEKLTLITQLVGLPDLELGQAAFGPTLGASPLVLAVSLFAPLALHTVTASLSALGARGTRAKYLAGFGLAVLVHLAYNLTVVSAVA, translated from the coding sequence GTGACTCCGCGCCGCGCCCTCCGCATCGCGCGCTGGGAGGCGGCGAAGAGCACCGGGAACGTCGACCGCCGAACCGCCGTCCTCCTCGCCGTCGTCGTCCTCGCGCTCGCGGTGCTCGCGCCCGTGCTGGTCGCCGCCCAGCCGAGTCCCGGCGAGGGCATCTACCGGGTGGGCGTGGACGAGGACAGCCGCTACCACGCCGTCGTCGAGCGGAACCCCCAGCTTCGCGCCGTGGGCGCAGACCCCCGCGACGTGGTCGCAGGCGACGCCGAACTCAGCATCCGAGGCGGCCGGTTCTACGTCGGGGACTCCGCGAAGGCGCAGGCCGCGCTCGCCGAGCTCAGGGCGGCCGTCGTCGCCTACAACGACTACCTCATGCGTCACGAACCCGACCAGGCCGCCGCGTTCCCCGTCACCGTCACCCTCCAGTACCTCGAGCAGAACCCACCCGGCGACACGGCGGGCGACAACACGACCGACGGCGACACAGCGGGCGACAACACGACCGACGGCGACACAGCGGGCGACAGCACGACCGACGGCGCTGGCGGCAACGGTGGCGGCGCTGGCGATACCACGACCGCGTCCGGCGGCGGCGCGACGACGGCCGCGCCCGGCGGCGGCGGAACGCGTGATGGCGGCGGCGGAACGCGTGATGGCGGCGGCGGAACGCGTGATGGCGGCGGCGGAACGCGTGATGGCGGCGGCGGTGGCGTGCCCGCGGTGCCCGGCGGCGCGTTCGGCGGGACGCAGACCGGGACGCCGAGCTCGCTGAGCCCGCCGTTCCCGCTGCGCTCGCTCGTGCTCGCGTTCGCCTTCCTCCTGCCGCTGAACGTCCTGATTCAGGCGTACGGATCGAGCGTGATCAACGAGCGCATCAACCGACGAGGCGAGCCGATGCTGGTGTCGCCGGCGAGCCGTGGAGACATCGTGCTCGGGAAAACGCTCCCCTACCTCGGCGTCGCCGCGGCCATCACGGCCGTCATCGCGTTCGCCGTCGGCGGCGGTCTCGTGAGCGTGCTCGCCGTCCTCCCCCTCGCCGCGCTGTTCCTCGCCGCGACGTTCGTCGGCGCGATGCTCGCGCGCTCCTACAAAGAACTCACGTTCGTCACCGTGTTCGTCAGCGTCCCCCTGATGGCGTACGCGTTCGTCCCCGCCGTCTTCACCGAAGTCCACCCCATCGCCGCCATCAGCCCGCTCTCCCTCGTCGTCCAGGACTTGCAGGGCGCGCCGATCGGCCTCGGCGAGTTCCTGTTCGGCACGCTCCCCGTCTCGCTCGCCGCGCTCGTCTGCTTCGCGCTCGGCACCGGCATCTACCGCGAGGAGGACATGTTCACGCAGCGTCCGATTCCCGCGAAGGCGATGGACGCGCTCGCCGCGCCCCTCCGCTCCGTCTGGCGCGTGGGGCTGTGGACGGCGCTGTTCATTCCGTTCGCGTTCATCGCGGAGCTGTTCGCCGTCGCGAGCCTGTTCGTCCTCCCGGCGTCGCTCGCGCTCCCCGTCCTCTTCGCCGCCATCGCGGTCGTCGAGGAGGCCGCGAAGAGCCTGCACGTCCGCGCGGGCCTCCTCCGGTCGCGCTTCCCGACCGACCGCCGCACCGCGCTCGCGCTCGGCGTCGCGTCCGGCCTCGGGTTCTTCCTCGGGGAGAAACTCACCCTCATCACCCAACTCGTCGGCCTCCCCGACCTCGAACTCGGACAGGCCGCGTTCGGCCCGACGCTCGGCGCGAGCCCGCTCGTCCTCGCGGTCTCGCTGTTCGCGCCGCTCGCGCTCCACACCGTCACCGCGTCGCTGAGCGCGCTCGGCGCGCGCGGAACCCGGGCGAAGTACCTCGCCGGGTTCGGCCTCGCCGTGCTCGTCCACCTGGCGTACAACCTCACGGTGGTGAGCGCCGTTGCGTGA
- a CDS encoding SOS response-associated peptidase, producing the protein MCGRYAVFLDPAKFERSFGVEPPVGYETYNAAPSQSLPAVRERGESSDREAATPEWGFVPSWAGDDYSPNINARVETVRETSSFAEAYRERRCLVPASGFYEWREESGENRPYYFEREDGEPFAMAGIWSERVPETTQTGLGAFAGGGPSDPEPVETFAVLTRAATGTVADYHHRESVVVAPDDYGTWLSGDDPLDDVLAESASFRAHRVSSAVNDPGNDAPELTRPV; encoded by the coding sequence ATGTGCGGGCGGTACGCGGTGTTCCTCGACCCGGCGAAGTTCGAGCGGTCGTTCGGCGTGGAACCGCCCGTGGGCTACGAGACGTACAACGCCGCGCCGAGTCAGTCCCTGCCGGCCGTGCGCGAGCGCGGCGAATCGAGTGACAGAGAGGCGGCGACGCCCGAGTGGGGGTTCGTGCCGTCGTGGGCGGGCGACGACTACTCGCCGAACATCAACGCCCGGGTGGAGACCGTGCGGGAGACGTCGAGTTTCGCGGAGGCGTACCGGGAGCGGCGGTGTCTCGTGCCCGCGAGCGGGTTCTACGAGTGGCGCGAGGAGTCGGGGGAGAACCGGCCGTACTACTTCGAGCGCGAGGACGGAGAGCCGTTCGCGATGGCGGGTATCTGGAGCGAGCGCGTCCCCGAGACCACGCAGACCGGCTTGGGCGCGTTCGCGGGCGGCGGGCCGAGCGACCCGGAGCCGGTGGAGACGTTCGCGGTGCTGACGCGGGCGGCGACGGGAACGGTCGCGGACTACCACCACCGCGAGTCCGTCGTGGTCGCGCCCGACGACTACGGGACGTGGCTGTCCGGCGACGACCCCCTCGACGACGTGCTCGCGGAGTCCGCGTCCTTCCGCGCGCACCGGGTGTCGTCGGCGGTGAACGACCCGGGGAACGACGCGCCCGAACTCACGCGTCCGGTGTGA
- a CDS encoding EamA family transporter, translating to MEAYLKWAVVALIGYTMVAPLMKVATVDIPSTVAALLANAVLVAGSLAVVLYVDIPVTPYLTHPRAVYVYAAGVCLTVGILAYYQALATGPVSIVVPVFGMFIVTSSLVSAVWLGDDLTLRKIAGIGFAAVAVYLTAGPGQ from the coding sequence ATGGAAGCCTATCTGAAGTGGGCGGTCGTCGCCCTGATCGGGTACACGATGGTCGCGCCCCTGATGAAGGTCGCGACGGTCGACATCCCCTCGACGGTCGCCGCGCTCCTCGCGAACGCCGTGCTCGTCGCCGGGTCGCTCGCGGTCGTCCTCTACGTCGACATCCCCGTCACGCCCTACCTCACCCATCCCCGTGCCGTGTACGTGTACGCCGCCGGCGTCTGCCTCACGGTCGGCATCCTCGCGTACTATCAGGCGCTCGCGACCGGCCCGGTGAGCATCGTCGTACCCGTCTTCGGGATGTTCATCGTCACCAGTTCCCTGGTCTCTGCCGTGTGGCTCGGCGACGACCTCACCCTCCGAAAAATAGCAGGTATCGGGTTCGCGGCGGTCGCGGTCTACCTCACCGCCGGCCCCGGTCAGTGA
- a CDS encoding DUF2797 domain-containing protein yields MQVVGYRTAVREDGPALVVADDGEVSRLSLASGARLDYGLGERHCAGAVDDDAHYACSDESAPYCPVHSSTWVCARCTGDCLKDEMDCHEDHAIYLAAFAPDVFKVGVTREWRLDTRLREQGAQRAAHLETVSNGRLAREIESDIATEIPDRVRVPAKLDGLHEAVDADAWGVVLAGFDPIETFAFDYGLDLASQPVATTVARGTVVGTRGRVLVLERGATNYAVDLRDLVGHELDPEKESSDRQSSLASYV; encoded by the coding sequence GTGCAAGTCGTGGGGTATCGGACGGCCGTCCGCGAGGACGGGCCGGCGCTGGTCGTCGCGGACGACGGCGAGGTGTCGCGGCTGTCGCTCGCGTCCGGGGCGCGACTGGACTACGGGCTGGGAGAGCGTCACTGCGCGGGCGCGGTGGACGACGACGCGCATTACGCGTGTAGCGACGAGAGCGCGCCGTACTGTCCCGTGCACAGTTCGACGTGGGTGTGCGCGCGCTGCACGGGCGACTGCCTGAAGGACGAGATGGACTGCCACGAGGATCACGCGATATACCTCGCGGCGTTCGCGCCCGACGTGTTCAAGGTCGGCGTCACCCGGGAGTGGCGACTCGACACGCGGCTCCGCGAGCAGGGCGCACAGCGAGCGGCACACCTCGAAACAGTCTCGAACGGCCGGCTCGCCCGCGAAATCGAGTCCGACATCGCGACCGAGATTCCGGATCGGGTGCGCGTCCCGGCGAAACTCGACGGGCTCCACGAGGCCGTGGACGCGGACGCCTGGGGCGTGGTGCTCGCGGGGTTCGACCCCATCGAGACGTTCGCGTTCGACTACGGACTCGACCTCGCGAGTCAGCCGGTCGCGACCACCGTCGCCCGCGGAACCGTCGTCGGAACGCGGGGCCGCGTGCTCGTGCTCGAACGCGGGGCCACGAACTACGCCGTCGACCTCCGCGACCTCGTCGGCCACGAGCTTGACCCCGAAAAGGAGAGTTCGGACCGCCAGTCGAGCCTCGCGAGCTACGTATAG
- a CDS encoding peroxidase-related enzyme (This protein belongs to a clade of uncharacterized proteins related to peroxidases such as the alkylhydroperoxidase AhpD.): MGDDAMRRFPVPDRADLPDDVRERIEAETEEAGFTPNVFPAFAYKPAHFRPFFDYHDALIEESTLERGEIEMLVVTVSGVNDCLYCVVAHGALCRIYNKAPKLADQLATNHRLADLGDAHREMLDFAVKLTESPGEITDEDVQALRDAGFSQEEIWDITSVVSVFNLSNRMATVADMRPNDEFYDLGR; the protein is encoded by the coding sequence ATGGGTGACGATGCCATGCGCCGCTTCCCGGTTCCCGACCGGGCGGACCTGCCCGACGACGTTCGCGAGCGAATCGAGGCCGAAACCGAGGAGGCGGGGTTCACGCCGAACGTCTTTCCGGCGTTCGCGTACAAGCCCGCGCACTTCCGCCCCTTTTTCGACTACCACGACGCGCTCATCGAGGAGTCGACGCTCGAACGCGGCGAGATCGAGATGCTCGTCGTCACGGTGAGCGGCGTGAACGACTGCCTCTACTGCGTCGTCGCGCACGGCGCGCTCTGCCGCATCTACAACAAGGCCCCGAAACTCGCAGACCAGCTCGCGACCAACCACCGGCTCGCCGACCTCGGGGACGCCCACCGCGAGATGCTCGATTTCGCCGTGAAACTCACCGAATCCCCTGGCGAAATCACCGACGAGGACGTGCAAGCGCTCCGCGACGCCGGTTTCAGCCAGGAAGAAATCTGGGACATCACGAGCGTCGTCTCCGTCTTCAACCTCAGTAATCGCATGGCGACGGTCGCCGACATGCGGCCAAACGACGAGTTCTACGACCTCGGGCGATAG